Proteins encoded within one genomic window of Alosa alosa isolate M-15738 ecotype Scorff River chromosome 24, AALO_Geno_1.1, whole genome shotgun sequence:
- the badb gene encoding BCL2 associated agonist of cell death b gives MADMYISDPESDTPEDGQGKPEATKETLFGNTLKIPSHQPPGKLSSRHRVNSEDQTCRRAESHPQDSEHGENDFFSDAPFRTRSRSAPPALWAAKKYGQQLRRMSDEFDSMLDQRGMRRVESAGTTRQMRTSRSWFASLFSHRETDGDAGTGFTASDTRTAE, from the exons ATGGCCGATATGTATATATCTGATCCTGAATCTGACACACCAGAGGACGGTCAAGGCAAACCAGAGGCCACCAAGGAGACACTCTTTGGAAACACATTGAAAATACCTAGTCACCAGCCTCCTG GGAAACTGTCATCAAGGCACAGAGTTAACTCTGAAGACCAGACCTGTAGAAGGGCCGAGAGCCACCCCCAGGACAGTGAGCATGGAGAGAATGACTTCTTTAGTGACGCGCCGTTTCGGACTCGATCGCGCTCCGCTCCCCCGGCACTCTGGGCTGCCAAGAAGTACGGCCAGCAGCTGAGGAGGATGAGCGATGAGTTTGACTCCATGCTAGACCAAAGG GGAATGAGGCGAGTGGAGAGCGCAGGCACAACCCGGCAAATGCGAACATCCCGCAGCTGGTTTGCCTCCCTCTTTAGCCACAGGGAGACCGACGGAGACGCAGGCACAGGCTTCACGGCCTCAGACACCCGCACCGCTGAATAA
- the LOC125289765 gene encoding glyoxal reductase-like isoform X2, giving the protein MPLVGLGTYKLRGLENIMLTVDAALAAGYRHFDTAAVYRNEVEIGQALRELLPKHGLLRADIFVTSKLGPRDQGPMAPAACQRSLDQLGLEYIDLFLVHWPGTQGLRVEDPQNSGNRAQSWTALEELYSRGKFRAIGVSNYTVRHLEEVLASCKVPPAVLQVEFHPRLVQTELRALCAQRGVCFEAYSSLGTGALLSDPAVLEVAKGCGRTVAQVLLRWAVQQGIPVLPKSCNASRVQKNGQLFDFELSQEDMDKLTGLDCGQRYCWDPTSVA; this is encoded by the coding sequence ATGCCTCTTGTAGGCCTGGGCACCTATAAGCTGCGTGGCCTGGAGAACATAATGTTGACTGTGGATGCCGCTCTTGCTGCAGGTTATCGTCACTTTGACACAGCTGCTGTCTACCGCAACGAAGTGGAGATAGGACAGGCACTCCGTGAACTGTTGCCAAAGCATGGGCTTCTGCGTGCTGACATTTTCGTCACGAGTAAGCTGGGGCCTCGGGACCAAGGCCCCATGGCACCCGCAGCCTGTCAGCGCAGCCTGGATCAGCTGGGACTGGAGTACATCGACTTGTTCTTGGTGCACTGGCCTGGCACACAGGGTCTACGTGTCGAGGACCCTCAGAACAGTGGCAACCGTGCCCAGAGTTGGACGGCCCTGGAGGAATTATATAGCCGCGGAAAGTTCCGGGCCATAGGGGTGTCGAACTACACCGTGCGTCACCTTGAGGAGGTGCTGGCGAGCTGCAAGGTGCCTCCTGCCGTCCTCCAGGTCGAGTTCCATCCCAGACTCGTCCAGACTGAACTGAGGGCCCTCTGTGCCCAAAGGGGTGTGTGCTTCGAGGCCTACTCTTCGCTGGGCACAGGGGCACTTCTCTCAGACCCTGCGGTGCTGGAGGTGGCCAAAGGGTGCGGGAGGACGGTCGCTCAGGTGCTGCTAAGGTGGGCAGTACAGCAAGGCATACCTGTGCTGCCCAAATCATGCAATGCCAGTAGGGTGCAGAAGAATGGGCAGCTGTTTGACTTTGAACTCAGTCAGGAGGACATGGACAAACTGACTGGCTTGGACTGTGGGCAGAGGTACTGTTGGGACCCCACATCTGTAGCGTAG
- the LOC125289765 gene encoding glyoxal reductase-like isoform X1, which yields MSDPQHSVLLNTGSRMPLVGLGTYKLRGLENIMLTVDAALAAGYRHFDTAAVYRNEVEIGQALRELLPKHGLLRADIFVTSKLGPRDQGPMAPAACQRSLDQLGLEYIDLFLVHWPGTQGLRVEDPQNSGNRAQSWTALEELYSRGKFRAIGVSNYTVRHLEEVLASCKVPPAVLQVEFHPRLVQTELRALCAQRGVCFEAYSSLGTGALLSDPAVLEVAKGCGRTVAQVLLRWAVQQGIPVLPKSCNASRVQKNGQLFDFELSQEDMDKLTGLDCGQRYCWDPTSVA from the coding sequence ATGTCTGACCCTCAGCATTCAGTTTTGCTGAATACAGGTTCCCGGATGCCTCTTGTAGGCCTGGGCACCTATAAGCTGCGTGGCCTGGAGAACATAATGTTGACTGTGGATGCCGCTCTTGCTGCAGGTTATCGTCACTTTGACACAGCTGCTGTCTACCGCAACGAAGTGGAGATAGGACAGGCACTCCGTGAACTGTTGCCAAAGCATGGGCTTCTGCGTGCTGACATTTTCGTCACGAGTAAGCTGGGGCCTCGGGACCAAGGCCCCATGGCACCCGCAGCCTGTCAGCGCAGCCTGGATCAGCTGGGACTGGAGTACATCGACTTGTTCTTGGTGCACTGGCCTGGCACACAGGGTCTACGTGTCGAGGACCCTCAGAACAGTGGCAACCGTGCCCAGAGTTGGACGGCCCTGGAGGAATTATATAGCCGCGGAAAGTTCCGGGCCATAGGGGTGTCGAACTACACCGTGCGTCACCTTGAGGAGGTGCTGGCGAGCTGCAAGGTGCCTCCTGCCGTCCTCCAGGTCGAGTTCCATCCCAGACTCGTCCAGACTGAACTGAGGGCCCTCTGTGCCCAAAGGGGTGTGTGCTTCGAGGCCTACTCTTCGCTGGGCACAGGGGCACTTCTCTCAGACCCTGCGGTGCTGGAGGTGGCCAAAGGGTGCGGGAGGACGGTCGCTCAGGTGCTGCTAAGGTGGGCAGTACAGCAAGGCATACCTGTGCTGCCCAAATCATGCAATGCCAGTAGGGTGCAGAAGAATGGGCAGCTGTTTGACTTTGAACTCAGTCAGGAGGACATGGACAAACTGACTGGCTTGGACTGTGGGCAGAGGTACTGTTGGGACCCCACATCTGTAGCGTAG
- the LOC125289592 gene encoding glyoxal reductase-like: protein MSDPQHSVLLNTGSRMPLVGLGTYELRGLEDIMLTVDAALAAGYRHFDTAAVYSNEVEIGQALRELLPKHGLLRADIFVTSKLGPRDQGPMAPAACQQSLDQLGLEYIDLFLVHEPGTEGLRVEDPQNSANRAQSWTALEEFHSRGKFRAIGVSNYTVRHLEEVLASCKVPPAVLQVEFHPRLVQTELRALCAQRGVCFEAFSSLGSGALLSDPAVLEVAKGCGRTVAQVLLRWAVQQGIPVLPKSCNASRVRENGQLFDFELSQEDMDKLTGLDCGQRYDLDPTSVA from the coding sequence ATGTCTGACCCTCAGCATTCAGTTTTGCTGAATACAGGTTCCCGGATGCCACTTGTAGGCCTGGGCACCTATGAGCTGCGTGGCCTGGAGGACATAATGCTGACTGTGGATGCCGCCCTTGCTGCAGGTTATCGTCACTTTGACACAGCTGCTGTGTACAGCAACGAAGTGGAGATAGGACAGGCACTCCGTGAACTGCTGCCAAAGCATGGGCTTCTGCGTGCTGACATTTTCGTCACGAGTAAGCTGGGGCCTCGGGACCAAGGCCCCATGGCACCTGCAGCCTGCCAGCAGAGCCTGGATCAGCTGGGACTGGAGTACATCGACTTGTTCTTGGTGCACGAGCCTGGCACAGAGGGTCTACGTGTCGAGGACCCTCAGAACAGTGCCAACCGTGCCCAGAGTTGGACGGCCCTGGAGGAATTCCATAGCCGCGGAAAGTTCCGGGCCATAGGGGTGTCGAACTACACCGTGCGTCACCTTGAGGAGGTGCTGGCGAGCTGCAAGGTGCCTCCTGCCGTCCTCCAGGTCGAGTTCCATCCCAGACTTGTCCAGACTGAACTGAGGGCCCTCTGTGCCCAAAGGGGTGTGTGCTTCGAGGCATTCTCTTCGCTGGGCTCAGGGGCACTTCTCTCAGACCCTGCGGTGCTGGAGGTGGCCAAAGGGTGCGGGAGGACGGTCGCTCAGGTGCTGCTAAGGTGGGCAGTACAGCAAGGCATACCTGTGCTGCCCAAATCATGCAATGCCAGTAGGGTGCGGGAGAATGGGCAGCTGTTTGACTTTGAACTCAGTCAGGAGGACATGGACAAACTGACTGGCTTGGACTGTGGGCAGAGGTACGATTTGGACCCCACATCTGTAGCGTAG